ttggtgaagctttggagttgaagctttgtaggtgaagcttttgtgttgaagctttgtagggtaccatgaatttattttgcttcacactatcttgatcaagatagtgtgaagcttttgagaatttgtagttgtcctccattgatgaagctttgttgaatttcccaatttcctttttttttttttgggaaaattagaaatttgaaaatgtgggagagataacatatacaaattttgcttccacgatGTTGAGCaggagattgtgatgcaagccacaccttgtagtagtcgaaggtttggatgaaccatataaattgaatttgcttcgaacagtcttgatcaagagtgtgtgaagctttctacgagttgtagttgcccttcattgatcaagcttttgttggcaccataaattggttttgctccacactgtcttaatcaagagtgtatgaaacttttgagaattgtggttgcccttcattgatgaagctcttgttggcaccataaattgattttgcttcacactgtcttgatcaagagtgtgtgaagcttttgagaattgtggttgccctccattgatgaagctcttgttggcaccataaattgattttgcttcacactgtcttgatcaagagtgtgtgaagctttataCGAGTTGTAaagtttgcattgttacaaaagagaaatgtctgaagcaattgcaagagggctgaatagcttgatcttcgtatgccatgcactgaaattgttgttggcttgcaataagactttgttggtgactataactcttgttgggcataagtgctcccctagttgagttgtaaaacttgagggttttttattatttatgaatgctaggagttcacatgtacaagttgtaccactcgtcttctggttggtggaatgaatggtgagttgctttcatcacttggttggtggaacgaaggtgagttcctacatcacctttcatcacctggttggtggcacgaagatgagttcctttttcacctggttggtgtcaTGAgtagcaagttgccaaatgatattagagtacgggttgtacatttcatcacctagttggtagcatgaatgagagtacgggttgtacatttcatcacttggttggtggcacgaagatgagttccttcttcacatggttggtggcatgagtggcaagttgtcaaatgatattagagtacgggttgtacatttcatcacctggttggtggcatgaaggagagtatgggttgttcatttcatcacctggttggtggcacgaagatgagttccttcttcacttggttggtggcatgagtggcaagttgttaaatgatattagagtacgggttgtacatttcatcacctggttggtggcatgaaggagagtacggattgtacatttcatcacctagttggtggcacgaagatgagttccttcttcacctggttggtggcatgagtggcaagttgccaaatgatattaaagtacgggttgtacatttcatcacctggttggtggcatgaaggagagtacgggttgtacatttcatcacctggttggtggcacgaagatgagttcattcttcacctggttggtggcatgagtggcaagttgccaaatgatattagagtacgggttgtacatttcatcacctggttggtggcatgaagatgagttccttcttcacctggttggtgtcataagtggcaagttgccaaatgatattaaaatacgggttgtacatttcatcacctggttggtggcacgaagatgagttccttcttcacctggttggtggcatgagtgacaagttgccaaatgatattagagtacgggttgtacatttcatcacctggttggtggcatgaaggagagtacaaattgtacatttcatcacctggttggtggcacgaagatgagttccttcttcacctggttggtggcatgagtggcaagttgccaaatgatattagagtatgggttgtacatttcatcacctggttggtggcatgaaggagagtacggattgtacatttcatcacctggttggtggcatgagtggcaagttgccaaatgatattagagtacgggttgtacatttcatcacctggttggtggcatgaaggagagtacgggttgtacatttcatcacctggttggtggcacgaagatgagttccttcttcacctagttggtgttatgagtggcaagttgccaaatgatattaaaatacgggttgtacatttcatcacctggttggtggcacaaagatgagttccttcttcacctggttggtggcatgagtggcaagttgccaaatgatattagagtacgggttgtgcatttcatcacctagttggtggaacgaagatgagttccctcttcacctggttggtggtataaaTTGTAAgttgtcgaggcacattgtagcaagtgtcaaagacacaaagtatgttgaaccctttcgaagcacagttggcttatgtatggatgtgttggaatgtatgatgtttatgtatgaatgtgttggaatgtatgatgtttatgttgattgatatgagtgatgcttatgaatgttttgctatgcatgaagggatccatgcttgtgatatgtgaaccatgttggttgtaacacttagtatcacatactttgtgtcaaagtatgcatgttgaagctctaagttggagtataagggtaggtcagcgtagaccaagtgttccagtgctaggaacgcaaaagactcagaagaagttgtctgaattccctcttctttaaatatttgccgaatggcttgtgtgacaaaagaactcaagcggttgagagtcaaaacatttgtaatgtgtatgccttcttataatagcatttccttcagtgcCTAGtcttccactttgaaagagtgaggcttggccccatagtcataatagtcaacggtacgttcacccctggttgtcttgatacgaacttttatccctcttgttgtaatgggcttgctgagagtaaaaattattcctcttaccaagagacagatacgtttggtgacttagcgagtagctaaatgaggtaggagatgatgcaatgagtgtctgaatggccaagatctcctcacttggtagaacttgacttccacttcccacttgttgataagggttaactatatgggggttcccttggtatgtccttgcttcggcggatgcgtggttgtaagcatgtgccattaCCTCAgaataagtcttccaagtgttggcattgatcatgtacttgaagaaacaatcacgtaggcctgccgtgaaggccttgagggcggtcttttcatctgcctcagcgcagtgaaaatactcatagctgaagcgaccggcatactctcgtagtgactcgtccgacttttgacgaatagtgtacaagccatctgcagaatgcaagcgatcggtctggaagatgtgttgagaaacaaacagtttcctcagttcctcaaatgagtctactgtctcaggtggaagacggtaataccagtttagagctccgccagagaggatGGAGGGGaggagaagacatcgctcttcgtcgatgtgcatccgatatgccatggtggactcaaagaggttaaggtgttcaattgggtcctcccttccagtatagagttgtaaaccaagcttttgttttgtcttcgcttgaagggggtgtcgaggatccttcttgtgagagggccagacctgggttggttccagtcaggtatctcggcctgatgttcggccttcaacttgtttacttcctcaaggagttgtaggacaagggggtcctgagtggagtcatgtatcactggaattttctttcgtaagtctccatcacctcttggaagtaggaaagtttgagcaagggcgtgtggtttttccttggactcagcgtactgacttctagggtgagtctgtcggaatacctcagagtctcctgtaccttcatgttcctctgagaactgtcgttccttccctagattggcagctggcctgggtcgtgggaggggatcgagtctttcagaaatccttggatcattgatcttcgagcatatgtgaaggggattctctcgacgttgctttaggaagtctcggtagTCACGATAAatgactttcgatccttccaacccttctgcaagaaggtgtcttcctccacttctcttgcttcgggtcgaagcatctgggttgagagaagtctcttgttgatcaatgttttgatgattagctcgctcctcataagggatacccatgtcgaagggaggtgaccctccgtgttggggggcacccagataatggttgatgtccacaggggcaacgagttcgcgtgtttgagtacgccaaATTTCGTGgaacgtctcaaagagcttctcatattgctcatggaggacctcattctttattgctgtcttgttgttctgagcttctagctcatcgactttagcttgaagagcaaccctctttccttccttctttcgttgcttcgcaccaagtgcaagatgggtgtcattttatgtgttgtggcttccttcgctccccatattggagagggatgcctggtcaaaagagagtgtatgaatggtggaaaccagcttggcaaagctgaatagagtgggaataagtgtcgttcccacatacggcgccaaatgttgatgcacaaaatcagtgaggactttagtacaacagaaaatgttaagtttgtgaccttagctagattgctccggtcactagtatggataagtatgtaaatggatagagacagggaagcaaacataagatgcacgtggttcacccagattggctacgtccacggagtagaagaattctcattaattgtgaagggtttacataagttcataggtttaagctctcctttagtgagtaccagcgaatgatttagtacaaatgacactaggaaatattgtgggagaacgatctccttttatagaagagtttctagctttgttatgatattgacacgtgtcgtgttgtgattggcttctaatgttgacacgtgtcgcattgtgattagcctcctggttggagggaaactcttctgggtccttgacggtataacgttgaccggtgctcagtagtttcgggattgatcaagtatggtacaaacaactcaCATATTTCACATAGCaaaaattgcgtaatgcatgaaataaatatatatatattgacaaatatatgaacatatacaatatagatatcgaaaggaaaatataaatataggggaGTTCATGCattatggggaatgttttcatgcttcaaggtcgtttcaaatatcttactttattttaagcgtacctgattggcagaaaactaCAAAAgcatttgaatttgtagaagatccatctcggaaagccggaattgcatctccaatgcattgtatcacgttcaacatagaaaaattaaattgaatcaatagcatgtagatcaattcaaaacaataaattaatcataaaaaatgattaaaaacgtAATACTCATctgattgaagaataaactctCTTTAGTGTAGCGTTAAGAGCGTGTTGATAACgtattgtaggcataatttactaaacaattatggaggtCATAAAGAGAGGGGGTGCGAcaatagtagagagaaagagaaagagaaagatgtgtaattgtgagtgtgttattccaccccattgtgtctttatttatagtaataggaAAGGTAAAAACATTTCCCTTTagaattacaacatttaataggtaatctactcctaataggaatataagagatattctaagatatactaggatttacacaatcacattcatattctaataggactgcaacaaggGAAGAATAATTGTAGGCAGGTGACCATTTACTACAATGGTGAAAAGGTGTTGAGTTTTTGTATAACGGCGTGAGTTAGAACTTCGTCAGTAGggttaatctaacatttaatctaaTAAAAATCTACCGTTTGACAAAAAACAAATTGTAGAAAATATTTTCCCATTTAATCCTAATTTGATAAATATAGTGCTATTAACACGtttatttggtttttttctAATGAGTTGAATTaaattaatacataaataaataaataaaaataagaatgCGAATAGCGTAATACAACTTCTTATCAGCAAAagatgagaagaaagaaaattagaaatgtAGAGAAGTGGGGATGGAAAAGGAAACagaatacaaaagaaaaatcaggAACCGCCTTCCGAAACCTTACCAATTCTAAAATTTAagattattttcttttatttaataaaaataaaagtaaaaagcaAAGGAAGCGACCCAGTCAAATCAAACATCCAAGATTCAGAATTCAGTTGCTCTTCTGCtcttgttttaatttaatcTAAATTCTTAAAAATACTCCTGCGACTTGCCTCGATTCGATTCGATTCGATTCGATTCGATTCGTCTCGTCTCGCCTCCTACCTCCTACCTCCTACCTTGttagtataattttttattttttattttttattaaagatgtTTATCTGAATCTGTGAATCTCTGTGTGTGGAACTCTGTGAACAAGGCTTTTGAATTTAAAGGCACCAAACACCAAATCACtcacaaaattaaacaaacaaacaaaaaaccaaactaCGAAGCCAGATCTACCATGGTCATCAACGACAGACCTTCCAAGCGCGCCAGGAGGAGGGTCACCGCCGATCTCCCCGACTTTTTCACCTTCCCCTTCCCCCAAAACCACGAGGTCGAGCCCCTGCCCTTCCGCGACAGCGTTCGCCGCTTCCTCATTCACCACGCGCATGTCACGTGCCCATCCTCCTCGCTGTTCCCTTCCCTGGTGACGTCGCAGATCTCGCTCCGGCTCGGGCATCCGGGCGACCCGACCGCCGTGCTTCCCTTGGACGTGGTGGAGGAGGATGTCACCCGCTCCAGACGATCCGTCTACTGCGACCAGTGCCGAGTCGTTGGTGAGTCCACTCACCCACTCTCGTTCTCTCTCTGttattgattaatttattaattaataattatgttttggataatgttttacTTAACGTTGGTTTGGCAAAAATACAAACACGAAGGTTGGAGTGGGCATCCGGTGTGCAAGAAGCGGTACCACTTCATAATAAGAAGAGGGGCTGAGAGCGGTGAGAATGAGCAGATGCAGAGAAGCGGCGGCAGCAAGTGGTGCAACTCTATTAGTGCCACCACCACGACTGCAGAGATGGATGCTGTGGAAGAGTGGGCGTATCTTCAGCTTCATGACAACGCCCACCTCCTCCACGCCGTCATTCACTCCAATGGCTTCGCCCACCTTCTCACCCTCAACGGTAGACAAGGCGGCTCCGCCATTCTCTCTGGCCGTCACATTTTGGACTTTTGGGATAGGCTATGTCTAGCCCTCTCCGTCAGGTCCTTAATTCTTTCCTTTTACTTTGTTATGTTATTCTGCAAATTATGTTTGATTTGGAGATCAATGGGAAACTGAATTGCATTACTTGTGTTGAAATTGGAATTACATTCGACAGGAAAGTTAGTGTGATGGATGTGTCCAAGAAGTACGGCATGGAGTACCGAATGCTGCACGCTGTCACCAGCGGCCGTTCTTGGTATGGCAATTGGGGTTATGAATTTGGTGCTGGGAGCTATGCTCTCACTCAACATTCTTACCAAAAAGCAGTGGATACCCTGTCCAGCTTGCCCCTAGACCCTTTTCTATTCCAACCAAGGAAACCCCGGACTCGCCTCCAGTCTGTTATTGCCTTTTACCAATCTTTATCCAATATCCAACTCCTAACAATCAAGGATCTTTTTACGTTTATGCTGAGTCTCATCCATAGAGCCCGTGTGCATACATCATCTAACACGAAACCCGAGCAGCAGTACCCTTCCAATGCTTTATGTGCGTGGACGGCCAATGATGTCGAACATGTGCAGCAAGCGATGATCAAGGTGCTGCTTGCAGCATTTGGTACTGGCGGGGTTAGCTGGGTGTCAAAACGATCTCTCAGGGGTGCATTGTACAAGAATTCCTCTCTGGAGCTTCTTGATTACTGCCTTAAACACCTAGGAGGGAAGTTGGCACCCAATGGTATGGTAGTTAAGGCCCGATGTAGTCCCGCTTCAGTTGACGTAGAATACAGGTAATTAGAGACCATCATTGTTTGGTTCAGTTGCTTTTGTCAAATTAATACATTCTTTGAGTGTTGTCCTGACATTAATTATGGTAACAGGCTTGAGTCATCAAGTGTTCAAAATGTTGATGGATACGAGTCCGATTTGAATTTTCCATCAGAAGAGCAAATCCTTTGTGACCTCAAATTTTTATATGATTCCATTCTCCACCCTGACACCATGCTAAGCCATACACCTCAAGTGATGAGGGAACGCATTATCGATGCAGCAACTAAGCTTCTTGATTGCAAGCAATTCGTGAAGGACTATAAGCCTTATAAAATGGCAGAGGAAAGCTCCTTTGGGATTCACCTCTGGTGTCACGTAGCGCTTTCAGACGAGTCCAAGGATGATTTTGTCCTGCCTCCGGAACTAATTGTCTTGCCCTTGAGTGCGACAGTTGCTGACCTTAAAAAGGAAGCCACCACAGCATTTCAGGAAGTATATGCCATGTTCAAGAGGTTTGAAGTAGAGGAATTGCTTGGATATGGCTCCATAAAGGATTCATTTACAGTAAAACTTCTGCTTGGATCATGTGGCTCAATTCCATTGAAAGGGAGATGCCCTGCTAAACATGGGCTGAACCGTTTCCGGATGGAGAGAGGACTTGAAAGCTGGACCGTTGATTGCACATGTGGGGCCAAGGATGACGACGGGGAGAGAATGTTGGCTTGTGATACATGTGGTGTTTGGCAGCACACCAGGTGTGCCGGGATTCATAGCTCTGATGAGATGCCTGCAAAGTTTGTTTGCATGAGATGTGTGAGCCAAGAAAGCCCAAAACACCCATGAACAAGCCAAGGGAGTTAACAAGAGTGTTTCTTTCTCCAGCTCAGCTCGCAGAGCAAAGGCGGCCGCAACTGAGGGTCCCAAAGTGGCATCTGACGTGAACATGACATTCGGTGTTGGCTGCTTTGTAATTGTAACCTTCTGTACAGTTAACATTCGCTAGTTTTTGGATGGGGGCAGGTTTTTTGTCGTCTTAGCAGTTCCTTGAGAAAATTTCTCTGTAGATGGCTGAATGGAGAAAGAAAAGGCTATTTATTCATTGTGTGCCTAGCAAAACTTTGTTTGTCATGATTTTGAAAATGGTAACTGATCTTGGAAGTTGCCCCTTCATCCTCTTTGATCAGAATTCTTATCTGTTTCCTCCGACTCTGTCAACACTACATTTCTGGCTTCTAAACCAGTGGCATGGGGTTCAGTCCTTGAAAAAGAAAGCTTTCTAACAGCCGCAGAGACTCGTATACTTGGTAACCACTTCCTTATACGCGCTTAGCAGTCTTTCGACATCTCCAACTGTCAAATCTCCAGCCTCTTTGTCCACATAAGGGTAATTTGATGAACCTGTAGTTTTCAACAGAATGTTTAAATCATAGTCGAGAGTCTGGAAGGGTAACTAgcagaaacaaaataacaaagtaTATAACCTCAACGGACAAACATATTTTCACAATGGTGGATGCATTTATCCGTTACGTATGGATTTTTGGATTGGAATATGACACCATACTAAAAATGTACGGTCCAAAGCTCCAATTATTCGAGcatacaaaagcaaaaataaagcAAGCGGCAATGGCGGAGTCAGAAATTCTATGAAGGAGGGTCAATCAAATTATGATAAATTGACCTTATAAATGAAAATTACTTCAGAAAAGATCACAAGTATCAACTTAATTAGCATAAAAATATACCAGGTTTCCAGCCTTGGTATCGTTATGATTTAATTAATTACATTATAGCAAATGATGCTTTCCAACAATGGCAGCAAGCAATCATGCCTACGCATTTTGGtgcaaattcaaataaaagTAACTGGATATGAGTATGAGGACATGAAATTTAATATCTTTTATTTGATTAAGAGGCAAAGAATGATATTATGAAATTATGTATTGGACCCTCAACTATGAGCAAATTACATTTGTGAGGAAGGTCAACTATAACTATAAAAGCCAAGCTATATGAATATAGCACATATAAATACAACATTTCCAAATTGTGAGAAGGGTCACATGACCCTCCTAGGTTTTAACAGGCTCCGCCAGTGGCAAGCgatatattattttgttatctGCACACCGTCATGCATTGAAAGTCATCTAACCCAATCCAATCCATGGCAACAAACAAAGCCAAACGGATATTGGATTACCAAGATAAGGAATCCAGGTTGTGAATGAATCACAAGTTGAAATAGATATCCTCACTGAATTACATACTTTATGCAACGAAGGTAGATCATTGATTAGTCATGCCTCATGAACAAAACTCTTCACTTTGGTAGGATTGGAATGGATTCGTTCCCTACCTAACTAATCCATCTTCTAACTTCAACTTGGACAAGATTTTCAAGTTGATATTCATTTTCTTGCTTCAACATACATAGAATCTAGTGAATTATGCAAACCAACCCAATCCAATCCAAAACGAGGCCTTAAAGTTATCAGGCGGTGTTGATTAATGCAAACACCTCAAAATTAAGGATTGACGAAAATGTAACATT
This genomic interval from Malus domestica chromosome 05, GDT2T_hap1 contains the following:
- the LOC103454059 gene encoding PHD finger protein At1g33420 → MVINDRPSKRARRRVTADLPDFFTFPFPQNHEVEPLPFRDSVRRFLIHHAHVTCPSSSLFPSLVTSQISLRLGHPGDPTAVLPLDVVEEDVTRSRRSVYCDQCRVVGWSGHPVCKKRYHFIIRRGAESGENEQMQRSGGSKWCNSISATTTTAEMDAVEEWAYLQLHDNAHLLHAVIHSNGFAHLLTLNGRQGGSAILSGRHILDFWDRLCLALSVRKVSVMDVSKKYGMEYRMLHAVTSGRSWYGNWGYEFGAGSYALTQHSYQKAVDTLSSLPLDPFLFQPRKPRTRLQSVIAFYQSLSNIQLLTIKDLFTFMLSLIHRARVHTSSNTKPEQQYPSNALCAWTANDVEHVQQAMIKVLLAAFGTGGVSWVSKRSLRGALYKNSSLELLDYCLKHLGGKLAPNGMVVKARCSPASVDVEYRLESSSVQNVDGYESDLNFPSEEQILCDLKFLYDSILHPDTMLSHTPQVMRERIIDAATKLLDCKQFVKDYKPYKMAEESSFGIHLWCHVALSDESKDDFVLPPELIVLPLSATVADLKKEATTAFQEVYAMFKRFEVEELLGYGSIKDSFTVKLLLGSCGSIPLKGRCPAKHGLNRFRMERGLESWTVDCTCGAKDDDGERMLACDTCGVWQHTRCAGIHSSDEMPAKFVCMRCVSQESPKHP